GCCTGAAGAAAGATTATATCTGCCCGACTCTTTCTGCAGAATTCCAGCGCTTCGTCAAAGGCATGCATGAATTCTCTGTCACCAGAGCCAGGGGGCAGAGGTATGTTCAGCTTTGTACCAATCGCATCTCCTTTGCCTTTCTCATCCCTGAAGCCGGTTCCGGGAAAAAGATACCTGCCGTCTTCATGAATATCAGCTATGTATAGCCATTCCTCTCCCTCAAACGGGTAATAGACACCATCTCCGTGATGTGCGTCTATATCGATATAAAGAACATTCTTGCATCCCATCTTCTCATGTGCAGTTTTTATTGCTATTGCAGCATCGTTGAAGACGCAGAAGCCAGAGGCTGAGCCGGGCATCGCATGGTGCAACCCTCCCAGCGGATTGAAGCCATGTTCTATTTCCCCCTTGTTCAGAGCGTTCAGAAGGGTGAGAGTTGATCCAACTGGGATAGCTGAAGCTTCATAGATTCCTATGAATGCTGGGGTGTCTCCATAGTCAAGGTAGCCAATTCCTGTTTCTGAGGCTAACTTTACCCTCTCGACGTAGCTCTTTTCATGAAAGAACAGTATATCTTTCTCGCTGGCTTGTTTTGGCCTGTATATCTTCAGACCTCTCTGCCTGGCGAAGTCTTCCGCAGCCTTCAGAAATGGTTCAACTCTGCTGGACCTCATCGGATGCGTCCCTGGAAAGCTGTAGCTCAGAAGCTCAGAACCTAGTATAATCCCAGTTCTGCACCTGTTCAAATCGATCTATCTCTTGTACCCTATCTTCCTGAGAAAGCTCTTTCTTTCTTCAGCCTTTGCAGGATCCTCAACACCCAATGGGCTATTACCATCTATAACCCCCATCACGCCTCTTCCCTGCTCAGTCTCTGCAACTATCACTTGGAGAGGGTTAGCAGTGGCGCAGTAGATACCAGCTACCTCCTGTACTTCCTTAAGCCTGTTCATGATGTTTATCGGATATGCGTCTTTCAGCACTATGACAAGCAAATGCCCGGCTGAAACAGCCTCTGCTATTTCTATCGCCTTTGACTTACAGCTTTCCTCAGTTCCGTCGTGCCTTATCAGTCTGTCACCGCTGGACTCGTTGAAAGCTATTCCGAACTTTATACCCGGAAAGGCTGTTGTCAATGCTTCATACACATCTTCGACAGTCTTTATGAAATGAGACTGTGCAAGGATGACATTGTACCCTTCTGTCTTTACGTCAACAACCTTCAGCTGCAGGCTCATGGTAATACAAGCTGCAACATCTGGATTTAAACAGAGTGCTTTATCAGGTCCTTTAACGAACTTGATAGCGATTGAAGATGCCGTTTCAGATGCAGCTCATCAGCAGAAAGGTTCAGAGAATTGGCGAGCACAGACTCAATCTGCGAATCTCTCTTCGTACT
This Conexivisphaerales archaeon DNA region includes the following protein-coding sequences:
- a CDS encoding adenosine-specific kinase, which produces MSLQLKVVDVKTEGYNVILAQSHFIKTVEDVYEALTTAFPGIKFGIAFNESSGDRLIRHDGTEESCKSKAIEIAEAVSAGHLLVIVLKDAYPINIMNRLKEVQEVAGIYCATANPLQVIVAETEQGRGVMGVIDGNSPLGVEDPAKAEERKSFLRKIGYKR